tagaaatatatcatttcattAATATGATCGATGTAATATGAACGTgttgtttttaaaatacattaaaataattcataaattttgaaatttttcaatcaaattGTCCAAATGGAATGTATCTTTGTTCATAATGtctgattaatttaataaattcgtaaataTTAAACAGATCGTGCGGTTGTTTTAATCATTATTCATAATGACCGggcattataaataatgatctaTTAGTCATTTGACCTATaacgtatataaatgttatatttcttACAGGAAAAAGAACGCAGGAGTGTATATGCGTTGGTATTTGTATTACGCTGGTAGCAGTAAATTCGTTGTTCATCCTGATCAGATTAAAACTTGAAAATTTAAGTTCGATAATAGTAGCAGCATTATGCGGGATCATTACGGCGGATTTCGGATCTGGAGTAGTTCATTGGGCTGCTGATACATGGGGTTCTGTCGAACTTCCCATTCTGGGAAAGgtacgatttttaaaaatcatcaaaACATTTGCAATGttacgataatataaatatgataaatattttatagaattttttaaggCCTTTTCGTGAACATCACATCGATCCAACCAGTATAATGAGACACGATTTTATTGAAACGAACGGTGACAATTGTATGGCCACCATACCATTCCTTTCCAAATTAACATGGGACTTTCTTACTTTATCAGAGCCGGAAATCGAACAGAAATTTCTTTGGACATGTTATTGGTTTTTACTTGCAATTTTTGTAGCAATGACTAATCaggtaatttttcttatattttctaagcatgaaattatatgatatgtatCGTTTATGAAAGACAatttcgtgtaaaaaaaagttacaaagTTGGgacaaataaaagatattttacagATTCATAAGTGGTCGCATACATATTTTGGACTTCCTCCTTGGGTAGTTTGGCTACAGGAGCATAGAATAATTTTACCGAGAAAACACCATCGTGTACATCATGTTGCGCCGCACGAAACATATTTTTGCATTACTACTGGCTGGTTAAATTGGCCATTAGAGAAACTCCGATTTTggtatattttagaaattattattgaaaaattaactgGTTGTAAGCCTAGAGCTGATGACCTAAAATGGGCACAGAAGAGATCTTGAGATTTAATGTGGTTTTTCTTAGCTCTGCATTTTAGTGGATAttcaaaaaatgtaatatagcATCATATATTTGAGGGACTGAAATAACATCGAACTGGCTAGTAACAGAAATGGAAATTTATGCACGGACAATAGTAAAGCTTGAGTGATAcacataaaaatgatattaaatctatataatttttttatactagTACTATGAGGCCtttgaaacaaaataagaagTGTAGAGGGACTAGgaataaatagaattatttaaatatgctTTTAAACTTTACACATTTATAATACGTACAtgcaataatatatgtacatatataagacgaatgtaatattgtaacgttatatatgtcatataaaaatttgataattggCCTGTTGTATTGTATTACGAAATTTCTTGCATAGCACAATGATTTCACAAAGAGCACAAAGCTCATTGGATtttagtataaaaaatttacaattaattatattataaaatatttttaagcaAACACAGGAAAAGTAAagtcgaaattaaaaataaaaaaactaatCTGTCTTATATTCTTAATGTGTTTTGTAAGCACATATGTCCAgtaaagaaagtagaaagaaatatatatacatactatatatatatattatatatataagaagcttaaagtatacgtacgtgtatatataatttttacacacacatatgcacatttacataaattatatatacatatatttaaagaacTGACTTGATTTCATATATACAATCATTCGCACAATTTATTTAAGAACaaattttaagataataataattattgtaaatactgattgttttaataagttttatatcaaacaagcttaatttcttttttaatagctTATAATGCAAATTTCCCTGAACCTTTAAAGATCTTTGACCCATCGAGGTGtattaaagtatattatttttttctaaaggtATACATTGTTAAAAGCAGACATTGCCAACTCAGCAAATACTAGGCAACTttgtttaaatgtatatattgtatagtttactattcttatatacataaaatacatCAAATTAATTTGGATGTATTAGATTTTGCATTAGATTTTGAGCTAATAATCATAAtactgtatttataataatacaagcaatttgtttttatctataaCTGTTGTGTTAactatgtaataaaattgGCAATGTCATTTAAATGgcaatgatataaaaaagcaagatataattaatatttgtaaatgtatACTTAATTTGTGAAAAACTTGAAACATTTAAATGTATGgttacaaatttaaaaaaaaatagtaatagtatagattattcttttttaatatcactcACACTGATTACACTTTTTAGCTCATAACGAAGGGTCAAAATACTGTAAAACCTTAAGGTGCTAAAAGTATAAGTACAAATTTAGGTTCAGGGACCAAAGGACCTATTGCTATATGCAATTATCTTATGAATGATTGGTTTGCTTTGAATAAAGTATACTGATATagaaatagatttttcaatgcaagtaaatatttttaatattttcttatgtgtaatttatattattaataaattgaacaataaatcaatatatttcaGATCAAAGCAATGATCTCTCAATGTTTCAGTATACTTTATACAGAATCATGCCATGATATATGTTCCTTACCAGCAAGTCAGTTGTAAATGCCTCTTAAAAAAGACGGtattcattattgttattgttattgttattgttataagaagaatataaactTTAAATGAATCTGTCAGATGAGAGCTTTTCAGCAGGCAATGCCTGGAGCTTTTCTCAATgcgtttaatatttatgtgcATCTAATTAAGTAAAGCAGAGCTTTATTTATCATAAGAGAACAAAAgacatatttttcatcttttaatgCCATTTCGTAATAATGcctaagaatatatttaatttatcataaattatgaaagaatTCAAATCAAACAGATGGAAAATAATGTGAACAATTATATTTGCAATGCTGtgttataatacaataattttcaGATTCAaactgaaaaataatatatataagatacttTATATGACAAatctatatttatgaatacAATACTGTTTTTCCAGCAGTGTGATTCAAATTCTATAATAAGTCTTAAAATaagcaaatttttataatataattatttttctgttttaatttaatttatttcataacaaAGCAACCATATGCAATGAAACTAgcatcaaataataatacaaaaagacTCAAGTCTGAATAAAGTAAtagaagtattatatatatatgtatattatatatatatataatctgcTCTTATCTttaattagaagaaataaaatacaaataaattagattGAGAAATGtgattttattagttttagaaaatatatgaattaagaGCATGCAATGAAAGAAAGTTAATATGATACAAAAAAGTAATACCCAATAtgctatttaaaaattatattaataattatattaaagttaaaataaaaaatatatatataatttgaatgaaatttacCAGGAATACATATAGCTAGAAAGCAAATATATCAAAGATCATTGAAAAGTtgcatgaaataaatatttcactaTTTTCATATAGCAATGgttgtgttatatatatatatatatatatatatatatatatatatatgtgtgtaattttattatcgatatatcatccattatattataattggtTAGCCTTTGCAATTTTTTCATGAGCATAGCACAcactttcaatttttatataaatatattaaaaattaaaaataaaagatgtaaTTATTTGTCCTTGATACACATACTACACATAACACACGTATAATACCTAACGTTTAAATGCATAACATCGGTAATCGATCTACCAAATATGTCAAATTTCTTGTATGTTATGTtgcgttttataattaaaattaattatgctcattttaaattataagttcagtaaatattatttatatataaaatttatataagacATATACATACCTTAAATAATGATGGATATCGTTAATTCGTAAGTAGGCagaaataatcatatttgaaaattcttttgaaaaatgaacgaCGTAGTATTACCAACTTCAAATCAAATGTAGTCACGTATTTTTAACTAAATGGCATTATTCGATTCATCTCtcatttgaattatatatataaaaattgcaaatattttcattgtaatttttctttatattattttatgccatttttatattgtaattttatttttaacaattattgaaaaaatatttcgttgcaTCTACTGCTGCCATCTGCTTGTCCGATGTGTAATTATTTACGCATTATTTTGAAATCAATGCTGATTGGTCGAGGTACGTAAAAACAAGGCTAGAGAAAAGATCATTAACGATTAAACTAAGTTTAGCGAAGTTTGTCGTTTATAAAACGTGATGCTATTGGACGTTTCTAAATGGTATCTTATCGACCAATAATCATAAGCATTGAAAGTGAAACGGACAAATTTGTGTAGCGTGAATCGGCGTAAATGCGTTATACCGAGTTAGTCCTGTGAAAAGCATTTGGCAAGATCAGAAAATATGGCAATATTTCTTGGTACGTTGACAAGTGTGCTGTCAGTAGTGTAATGTTCTCTGTAGTATTAAGGAGTTAATGTAGATTCAGGATTATATAGAAGGTGTTATGCtatgatatataacaaatatacattGACAATACATTCACGCTAATTCGCTATCCATTTCTCTAAACAGTTGGTAGAATTTATGCGTGTGGTGTGCGGTAGTCCGGCGACGGCGTCCGTTTgtaggaaagaggaaagggagaaggatTCCTTTGTCGAAATCGAAGACGACCTTGTGTAGTCGAAAATCTACGAAGATCAGAGATCGATAAATCTGGAATCTCTGAGAATTCAGCAAACCCTACGTGcactttattttccttctccccCTCCGGTTTTTCTATAAACTTATCTGCACCTCATCgaagacttttttttctttcctgtaAAGTGGAAGAATAACAGTGGTACATAAAACGATTACTCGGCTCCCATCCTCGGGAGCTTCTGCGCCTCGGCGCCTAAGCTGTgttaggaagaaaaaggaagaaattacgGAAGGGGGGAGGTTAAGGGGACGGCAGGAAAGGGAAGACGCGCCGTCCATCACCATGAAGCTTGTCGACCACGTGGTGAGAAGCTTCAAGGTGGCAAAGGTCTTCCGAGAGAATTCCGATCGTATAAACAGTATCGATTTCTCACCGAATGGAGATACACTCATCTCCTGTTCGGAGGATGATCAAATCGTGATATACGATTGTGAGAAAGGCACTCAAGTACGTACAGTCAATTCAAAGAAATACGGCGTCGATTTGATTCATTTCACACACGCCAAAAATACTGCTATCCACAGCAGTACCAAAGTAGATGATACCATTCGATATCTAAGTTTGCAcgacaataaatatattcgatactTTCCTGGTCATACTAAAAAAGTAGTATCACTTTGTATCAGTCCTATAGAAGATACATTTCTTTCTGGATCATTGGATAAGTCCTTGAGGCTTTGGGATTTACGTTCGCCAAATTGTCATGGAGTTATGAATGTTTCTGGACGTCCAGTTGCTGCATACGATCCTGAAGGTTTAATCTTTGCTGCTGGAGTTAATTCAGAGAGTATTAAGCTATATGATTTACGCAGTTTTGATAAAGGACCCTTCGTGACCTTTAGACTTTCTCAGGAAAAGGAATGCGATTGGACTGGCTTGAAATTCAGCAGAGATGGTAAGACCATTCTGATATCGACCAATGGCAGTACAATTCGCTTGGTCGATGCTTTCCATGGCACTCCATTACAAACTTTTGCTGGTTATTTGAATAACAAAGGCATTGCAATAGAAGCCAGCTTTAGTCCAGATTCACAGTTCGTATTTAGTGGCTCTACGGATGGTAGAGTACATGTATGGAATGCAGAAACTGGATACAAGGTATGTGTTCTTAACGGAGATCACCCTGCGCCAGTTCAGTGTATTCAGTTCAATCCAAAATATATGATGTTGGCATCTGCATGTACCAATATGGCTTTCTGGTTACCAACAGTCGATGAAAGTGCATAAGACTAATCAGACCAATGTAGGGCTATGCTctcagaaatttatttattattggtATGGAAATAAGCTGAGAACTACAgcaaacagaaagaaatgGCGGTGTAAAGCTCCTGGGTATATTGGTTGAAAGAATATTGCATCTATAATATGTACAAGATGAAAGAGCCGACGTATGAGACGCCGGTACCGGTACGAACCCAAGGAGCCAAAGGATCGTCAAAGGACAA
The Vespula pensylvanica isolate Volc-1 chromosome 4, ASM1446617v1, whole genome shotgun sequence DNA segment above includes these coding regions:
- the LOC122628958 gene encoding plasmanylethanolamine desaturase isoform X1, giving the protein MDDIKVPNLGQAASAACSMATNFLAPVKTEQQIYENSMLEDDPNANSVVPTSNEDRILPRWGPSHRGAQELANLYSSGKRTQECICVGICITLVAVNSLFILIRLKLENLSSIIVAALCGIITADFGSGVVHWAADTWGSVELPILGKNFLRPFREHHIDPTSIMRHDFIETNGDNCMATIPFLSKLTWDFLTLSEPEIEQKFLWTCYWFLLAIFVAMTNQIHKWSHTYFGLPPWVVWLQEHRIILPRKHHRVHHVAPHETYFCITTGWLNWPLEKLRFWYILEIIIEKLTGCKPRADDLKWAQKRS
- the LOC122628958 gene encoding plasmanylethanolamine desaturase isoform X2 — its product is MDDIKVPNLGQAASAACSMATNFLAPVKTEQQIYENSMLEDDPNANSVVPTSNEDRILPRWGPSHRGAQELANLYSSGKRTQECICVGICITLVAVNSLFILIRLKLENLSSIIVAALCGIITADFGSGVVHWAADTWGSVELPILGKNFLRPFREHHIDPTSIMRHDFIETNGDNCMATIPFLSKLTWDFLTLSEPEIEQKFLWTCYWFLLAIFVAMTNQIHKWSHTYFGLPPWVVWLQEHRIILPRKHHRVHHVAPHETYFCITTGWLNWPLEKLRFCSAF
- the LOC122628957 gene encoding WD repeat-containing protein 82; amino-acid sequence: MKLVDHVVRSFKVAKVFRENSDRINSIDFSPNGDTLISCSEDDQIVIYDCEKGTQVRTVNSKKYGVDLIHFTHAKNTAIHSSTKVDDTIRYLSLHDNKYIRYFPGHTKKVVSLCISPIEDTFLSGSLDKSLRLWDLRSPNCHGVMNVSGRPVAAYDPEGLIFAAGVNSESIKLYDLRSFDKGPFVTFRLSQEKECDWTGLKFSRDGKTILISTNGSTIRLVDAFHGTPLQTFAGYLNNKGIAIEASFSPDSQFVFSGSTDGRVHVWNAETGYKVCVLNGDHPAPVQCIQFNPKYMMLASACTNMAFWLPTVDESA